From a single Struthio camelus isolate bStrCam1 chromosome 31, bStrCam1.hap1, whole genome shotgun sequence genomic region:
- the DNM2 gene encoding dynamin-2 isoform X3, protein MGNRGMEELIPLVNKLQDAFSSIGQSCHLDLPQIAVVGGQSAGKSSVLENFVGRDFLPRGSGIVTRRPLILQLIFSKTEYAEFLHCKSKKFTDFDEVRQEIEAETDRVTGTNKGISPVPINLRVYSPHVLNLTLIDLPGITKVPVGDQPQDIEYQIKDMIMQFISRESSLILAVTPANMDLANSDALKMAKEVDPQGLRTIGVITKLDLMDEGTDARDVLENKLLPLRRGYIGVVNRSQKDIDGKKDIRAALAAERKFFLSHPAYRHMADRMGTPHLQKVLNQQLTNHIRETLPSLRSKLQSQLLSLEKEVEEYKNFRPDDPTRKTKALLQMVQQFGVDFEKRIEGSGDQVDTLELSGGARINRIFHERFPFELVKMEFDEKDLRREISYAIKNIHGVRTGLFTPDLAFEAIVKKQVVKLKEPCLKCVDLVIQELINTVRQCTSKLGSYPRLREETERIVTTHIREREGKTKDQILLLIDIELSYINTNHEDFIGFANAQQRNTQTNKKRAIPNQVIRRGWLTINNISIMKGGSKEYWFVLTAESLSWYKDEEEKEKKYMLPLDNLKIRDVEKGFMSNKHVFAIFNTEQRNVYKDLRQIELACDSQEDVDSWKASFLRAGVYPEKDQTENEDGVQENTFSMDPQLERQVETIRNLVDSYVGIINKSIRDLMPKTIMHLMINNTKDFIHSELLAYLYSSADQNSLMEESADQAQRRDDMLRMYHALKEALNIIGDISTSTVSTPVPPPVDDTWLQTSSGHSPPPQRRPVSAVLPPGRPPAVRGPTPGPPLIPIPAGGPSSFAAPPIPSRPGPQNIFAANNDPFSAPPQIPSRPARIPPGIPPGVPSRRPPAAPNRPTIIRPAEPSLLD, encoded by the exons GGACTTCCTTCCCCGAGGCTCTGGAATTGTCACTCGGCGGCCTCTCATCCTTCAGCTCATCTTCTCCAAGACAG AATATGCTGAGTTTTTGCACTGCAAATCCAAAAAGTTCACGGATTTTGACGAGGTGCGGCAAGAGATCGAAGCAGAAACGGACAGAGTCACAGGCACAAACAAAGGCATCTCTCCTGTCCCCATCAACCTTCGTGTCTATTCGCCACACG TGTTGAACCTGACTCTGATTGACCTCCCGGGTATCACCAAAGTGCCAGTGGGGGACCAACCACAAGATATTGAGTACCAGATCAAAGACATGATCATGCAGTTCATCAGTAGGGAGAGCAGCTTGATCCTTGCTGTGACGCCAGCCAACATGGATCTGGCCAACTCAGATGCGCTCAAGATGGCAAAAGAAGTCGATCCTCAAG GCTTGCGGACGATTGGAGTGATCACCAAGTTAGATCTGATGGATGAAGGCACAGATGCCAGAGATGTGCTGGAGAACAAGCTGCTTCCTTTACGAAGAG GCTACATCGGTGTCGTTAACCGGAGCCAGAAGGACATTGATGGTAAGAAGGACATTAGGGCGGCGCTGGCAGCGGAGCGGAAGTTCTTCCTTTCTCACCCGGCTTACAGACACATGGCAGACCGGATGGGCACCCCACATTTGCAGAAGGTCCTTAACCAG CAACTGACCAACCACATTCGGGAGACACTGCCTTCACTGCGCAGCAAGCTTCAGAGTCAGCTGCTGTCCCTGGAGAAGGAAGTTGAGGAGTACAAGAATTTCCGCCCTGATGATCCCACGCGAAAAACCAAAGCTTTGTTACA AATGGTCCAGCAGTTTGGTGTAGACTTTGAGAAGCGGATTGAAGGTTCAGGAGACCAGGTGGACACACTGGAACTCTCCGGGGGTGCCCGAATCAATCGCATTTTCCATGAGAGGTTTCCTTTTGAGCTAGTCAAG ATGGAGTTTGACGAGAAGGATTTGAGACGAGAAATAAGCTATGCAATTAAAAACATCCATGGTGTGAG GACGGGGCTCTTCACCCCAGACTTGGCATTCGAGGCCATTGTGAAAAAGCAGGTGGTGAAGCTGAAAGAGCCTTGTCTGAAGTGTGTCGACCTCGTTATTCAGGAGTTAATCAATACAGTTAGACAGTGTACCAGTAAG cTTGGTTCCTACCCCAGGTTACGAGAGGAGACGGAGAGGATCGTTACCACTCACATCAGGGAACGGGAAGGCAAAACGAAGGACCAG ATTCTCCTGCTGATTGACATTGAGCTCTCCTACATCAACACTAACCACGAAGACTTTATTGGATTTGCCAA TGCACAGCAAAGGAACACCCAGACGAACAAGAAAAGAGCCATCCCGAATCAG GTGATCCGCAGGGGCTGGCTGACCATTAACAACATCAGCATCATGAAGGGAGGCTCCAAGGAGTACTGGTTTGTGCTGACGGCAGAGTCGTTGTCCTGGTACAAGGATGAGGAG gagaaggagaagaaatacatGTTGCCTTTGGATAATTTGAAAATCAGGGACGTGGAGAAGGGATTTATGTCTAATAAACATGTCTTTGCCATCTTCAACACAGAGCAGAG GAACGTGTACAAAGATCTCCGTCAGATTGAGCTGGCCTGCGACTCCCAAGAAGACGTGGACAGCTGGAAAGCCTCTTTCCTCCGAGCGGGAGTTTACCCAGAGAAAGACCAA ACTGAGAACGAAGATGGCGTCCAAGAGAACACCTTCTCCATGGACCCTCAGCTGGAGCGCCAGGTGGAAACCATCCGCAACCTTGTCGACTCCTACGTCGGCATCATCAACAAGTCCATCCGGGACCTCATGCCAAAGACGATAATGCACCTCATGATAAACAAT ACCAAGGATTTCATCCACTCGGAGCTGTTGGCCTACCTATACTCGTCTGCTGACCAGAACAGCCTGATGGAGGAGTCGGCTGACCAGGCGCAGAGGAGGGATGACATGCTGCGAATGTACCATGCCCTGAAAGAGGCCTTGAACATCATCGGAGACATCAGCACCAGCACGGTATCCACGCCGGTCCCCCCGCCCGTGGACGACACGTGGCTGCAGACGAGCAGTGGGCACAG ccccccgcctCAGCGCAGACCTGTCTCCGCCGTCctgccgccgggccggccgcccgcTGTGAGGGGCCCCACTCCGGGGCCGCCCTTGATCCCCATCCCTGCGGGGGGACCTTCCTCCTTCGCCGCTCCCCCCATCCCCTCGCGCCCAGGACCTCAGAACATCTTCGCTGCTAACAACGACCCCTTCTCAGCCCCTCCTCAGATTCCGTCGCGGCCGGCACGCATCCCCCCCGGCATTCCTCCAGGCGTGCCCAG CAGAAGACCCCCCGCCGCGCCGAACCGGCCGACCATTATCCGACCGGCCGAACCCTCCCTGCTCGATTAA
- the DNM2 gene encoding dynamin-2 isoform X1 — protein sequence MGNRGMEELIPLVNKLQDAFSSIGQSCHLDLPQIAVVGGQSAGKSSVLENFVGRDFLPRGSGIVTRRPLILQLIFSKTEYAEFLHCKSKKFTDFDEVRQEIEAETDRVTGTNKGISPVPINLRVYSPHVLNLTLIDLPGITKVPVGDQPQDIEYQIKDMIMQFISRESSLILAVTPANMDLANSDALKMAKEVDPQGLRTIGVITKLDLMDEGTDARDVLENKLLPLRRGYIGVVNRSQKDIDGKKDIRAALAAERKFFLSHPAYRHMADRMGTPHLQKVLNQQLTNHIRETLPSLRSKLQSQLLSLEKEVEEYKNFRPDDPTRKTKALLQMVQQFGVDFEKRIEGSGDQVDTLELSGGARINRIFHERFPFELVKMEFDEKDLRREISYAIKNIHGVRTGLFTPDLAFEAIVKKQVVKLKEPCLKCVDLVIQELINTVRQCTSKLGSYPRLREETERIVTTHIREREGKTKDQILLLIDIELSYINTNHEDFIGFANAQQRNTQTNKKRAIPNQGEILVIRRGWLTINNISIMKGGSKEYWFVLTAESLSWYKDEEEKEKKYMLPLDNLKIRDVEKGFMSNKHVFAIFNTEQRNVYKDLRQIELACDSQEDVDSWKASFLRAGVYPEKDQTENEDGVQENTFSMDPQLERQVETIRNLVDSYVGIINKSIRDLMPKTIMHLMINNTKDFIHSELLAYLYSSADQNSLMEESADQAQRRDDMLRMYHALKEALNIIGDISTSTVSTPVPPPVDDTWLQTSSGHSPPPQRRPVSAVLPPGRPPAVRGPTPGPPLIPIPAGGPSSFAAPPIPSRPGPQNIFAANNDPFSAPPQIPSRPARIPPGIPPGVPSRRPPAAPNRPTIIRPAEPSLLD from the exons GGACTTCCTTCCCCGAGGCTCTGGAATTGTCACTCGGCGGCCTCTCATCCTTCAGCTCATCTTCTCCAAGACAG AATATGCTGAGTTTTTGCACTGCAAATCCAAAAAGTTCACGGATTTTGACGAGGTGCGGCAAGAGATCGAAGCAGAAACGGACAGAGTCACAGGCACAAACAAAGGCATCTCTCCTGTCCCCATCAACCTTCGTGTCTATTCGCCACACG TGTTGAACCTGACTCTGATTGACCTCCCGGGTATCACCAAAGTGCCAGTGGGGGACCAACCACAAGATATTGAGTACCAGATCAAAGACATGATCATGCAGTTCATCAGTAGGGAGAGCAGCTTGATCCTTGCTGTGACGCCAGCCAACATGGATCTGGCCAACTCAGATGCGCTCAAGATGGCAAAAGAAGTCGATCCTCAAG GCTTGCGGACGATTGGAGTGATCACCAAGTTAGATCTGATGGATGAAGGCACAGATGCCAGAGATGTGCTGGAGAACAAGCTGCTTCCTTTACGAAGAG GCTACATCGGTGTCGTTAACCGGAGCCAGAAGGACATTGATGGTAAGAAGGACATTAGGGCGGCGCTGGCAGCGGAGCGGAAGTTCTTCCTTTCTCACCCGGCTTACAGACACATGGCAGACCGGATGGGCACCCCACATTTGCAGAAGGTCCTTAACCAG CAACTGACCAACCACATTCGGGAGACACTGCCTTCACTGCGCAGCAAGCTTCAGAGTCAGCTGCTGTCCCTGGAGAAGGAAGTTGAGGAGTACAAGAATTTCCGCCCTGATGATCCCACGCGAAAAACCAAAGCTTTGTTACA AATGGTCCAGCAGTTTGGTGTAGACTTTGAGAAGCGGATTGAAGGTTCAGGAGACCAGGTGGACACACTGGAACTCTCCGGGGGTGCCCGAATCAATCGCATTTTCCATGAGAGGTTTCCTTTTGAGCTAGTCAAG ATGGAGTTTGACGAGAAGGATTTGAGACGAGAAATAAGCTATGCAATTAAAAACATCCATGGTGTGAG GACGGGGCTCTTCACCCCAGACTTGGCATTCGAGGCCATTGTGAAAAAGCAGGTGGTGAAGCTGAAAGAGCCTTGTCTGAAGTGTGTCGACCTCGTTATTCAGGAGTTAATCAATACAGTTAGACAGTGTACCAGTAAG cTTGGTTCCTACCCCAGGTTACGAGAGGAGACGGAGAGGATCGTTACCACTCACATCAGGGAACGGGAAGGCAAAACGAAGGACCAG ATTCTCCTGCTGATTGACATTGAGCTCTCCTACATCAACACTAACCACGAAGACTTTATTGGATTTGCCAA TGCACAGCAAAGGAACACCCAGACGAACAAGAAAAGAGCCATCCCGAATCAG GGTGAGATACTG GTGATCCGCAGGGGCTGGCTGACCATTAACAACATCAGCATCATGAAGGGAGGCTCCAAGGAGTACTGGTTTGTGCTGACGGCAGAGTCGTTGTCCTGGTACAAGGATGAGGAG gagaaggagaagaaatacatGTTGCCTTTGGATAATTTGAAAATCAGGGACGTGGAGAAGGGATTTATGTCTAATAAACATGTCTTTGCCATCTTCAACACAGAGCAGAG GAACGTGTACAAAGATCTCCGTCAGATTGAGCTGGCCTGCGACTCCCAAGAAGACGTGGACAGCTGGAAAGCCTCTTTCCTCCGAGCGGGAGTTTACCCAGAGAAAGACCAA ACTGAGAACGAAGATGGCGTCCAAGAGAACACCTTCTCCATGGACCCTCAGCTGGAGCGCCAGGTGGAAACCATCCGCAACCTTGTCGACTCCTACGTCGGCATCATCAACAAGTCCATCCGGGACCTCATGCCAAAGACGATAATGCACCTCATGATAAACAAT ACCAAGGATTTCATCCACTCGGAGCTGTTGGCCTACCTATACTCGTCTGCTGACCAGAACAGCCTGATGGAGGAGTCGGCTGACCAGGCGCAGAGGAGGGATGACATGCTGCGAATGTACCATGCCCTGAAAGAGGCCTTGAACATCATCGGAGACATCAGCACCAGCACGGTATCCACGCCGGTCCCCCCGCCCGTGGACGACACGTGGCTGCAGACGAGCAGTGGGCACAG ccccccgcctCAGCGCAGACCTGTCTCCGCCGTCctgccgccgggccggccgcccgcTGTGAGGGGCCCCACTCCGGGGCCGCCCTTGATCCCCATCCCTGCGGGGGGACCTTCCTCCTTCGCCGCTCCCCCCATCCCCTCGCGCCCAGGACCTCAGAACATCTTCGCTGCTAACAACGACCCCTTCTCAGCCCCTCCTCAGATTCCGTCGCGGCCGGCACGCATCCCCCCCGGCATTCCTCCAGGCGTGCCCAG CAGAAGACCCCCCGCCGCGCCGAACCGGCCGACCATTATCCGACCGGCCGAACCCTCCCTGCTCGATTAA
- the DNM2 gene encoding dynamin-2 isoform X4 — MGNRGMEELIPLVNKLQDAFSSIGQSCHLDLPQIAVVGGQSAGKSSVLENFVGRDFLPRGSGIVTRRPLILQLIFSKTEYAEFLHCKSKKFTDFDEVRQEIEAETDRVTGTNKGISPVPINLRVYSPHVLNLTLIDLPGITKVPVGDQPQDIEYQIKDMIMQFISRESSLILAVTPANMDLANSDALKMAKEVDPQGLRTIGVITKLDLMDEGTDARDVLENKLLPLRRGYIGVVNRSQKDIDGKKDIRAALAAERKFFLSHPAYRHMADRMGTPHLQKVLNQQLTNHIRETLPSLRSKLQSQLLSLEKEVEEYKNFRPDDPTRKTKALLQMVQQFGVDFEKRIEGSGDQVDTLELSGGARINRIFHERFPFELVKMEFDEKDLRREISYAIKNIHGVRTGLFTPDMAFEAIVKKQIVKLKEPSLKCVDLVVSELATVIKKCAEKLGSYPRLREETERIVTTHIREREGKTKDQILLLIDIELSYINTNHEDFIGFANAQQRNTQTNKKRAIPNQVIRRGWLTINNISIMKGGSKEYWFVLTAESLSWYKDEEEKEKKYMLPLDNLKIRDVEKGFMSNKHVFAIFNTEQRNVYKDLRQIELACDSQEDVDSWKASFLRAGVYPEKDQTENEDGVQENTFSMDPQLERQVETIRNLVDSYVGIINKSIRDLMPKTIMHLMINNTKDFIHSELLAYLYSSADQNSLMEESADQAQRRDDMLRMYHALKEALNIIGDISTSTVSTPVPPPVDDTWLQTSSGHSPPPQRRPVSAVLPPGRPPAVRGPTPGPPLIPIPAGGPSSFAAPPIPSRPGPQNIFAANNDPFSAPPQIPSRPARIPPGIPPGVPSRRPPAAPNRPTIIRPAEPSLLD, encoded by the exons GGACTTCCTTCCCCGAGGCTCTGGAATTGTCACTCGGCGGCCTCTCATCCTTCAGCTCATCTTCTCCAAGACAG AATATGCTGAGTTTTTGCACTGCAAATCCAAAAAGTTCACGGATTTTGACGAGGTGCGGCAAGAGATCGAAGCAGAAACGGACAGAGTCACAGGCACAAACAAAGGCATCTCTCCTGTCCCCATCAACCTTCGTGTCTATTCGCCACACG TGTTGAACCTGACTCTGATTGACCTCCCGGGTATCACCAAAGTGCCAGTGGGGGACCAACCACAAGATATTGAGTACCAGATCAAAGACATGATCATGCAGTTCATCAGTAGGGAGAGCAGCTTGATCCTTGCTGTGACGCCAGCCAACATGGATCTGGCCAACTCAGATGCGCTCAAGATGGCAAAAGAAGTCGATCCTCAAG GCTTGCGGACGATTGGAGTGATCACCAAGTTAGATCTGATGGATGAAGGCACAGATGCCAGAGATGTGCTGGAGAACAAGCTGCTTCCTTTACGAAGAG GCTACATCGGTGTCGTTAACCGGAGCCAGAAGGACATTGATGGTAAGAAGGACATTAGGGCGGCGCTGGCAGCGGAGCGGAAGTTCTTCCTTTCTCACCCGGCTTACAGACACATGGCAGACCGGATGGGCACCCCACATTTGCAGAAGGTCCTTAACCAG CAACTGACCAACCACATTCGGGAGACACTGCCTTCACTGCGCAGCAAGCTTCAGAGTCAGCTGCTGTCCCTGGAGAAGGAAGTTGAGGAGTACAAGAATTTCCGCCCTGATGATCCCACGCGAAAAACCAAAGCTTTGTTACA AATGGTCCAGCAGTTTGGTGTAGACTTTGAGAAGCGGATTGAAGGTTCAGGAGACCAGGTGGACACACTGGAACTCTCCGGGGGTGCCCGAATCAATCGCATTTTCCATGAGAGGTTTCCTTTTGAGCTAGTCAAG ATGGAGTTTGACGAGAAGGATTTGAGACGAGAAATAAGCTATGCAATTAAAAACATCCATGGTGTGAG GACGGGGCTCTTCACGCCCGACATGGCCTTTGAAGCCATAGTGAAAAAACAGATTGTAAAGCTTAAAGAGCCCAGTTTGAAGTGTGTTGATCTGGTGGTCTCAGAGCTGGCCACAGTCATTAAAAAGTGTGCCGAAAAG cTTGGTTCCTACCCCAGGTTACGAGAGGAGACGGAGAGGATCGTTACCACTCACATCAGGGAACGGGAAGGCAAAACGAAGGACCAG ATTCTCCTGCTGATTGACATTGAGCTCTCCTACATCAACACTAACCACGAAGACTTTATTGGATTTGCCAA TGCACAGCAAAGGAACACCCAGACGAACAAGAAAAGAGCCATCCCGAATCAG GTGATCCGCAGGGGCTGGCTGACCATTAACAACATCAGCATCATGAAGGGAGGCTCCAAGGAGTACTGGTTTGTGCTGACGGCAGAGTCGTTGTCCTGGTACAAGGATGAGGAG gagaaggagaagaaatacatGTTGCCTTTGGATAATTTGAAAATCAGGGACGTGGAGAAGGGATTTATGTCTAATAAACATGTCTTTGCCATCTTCAACACAGAGCAGAG GAACGTGTACAAAGATCTCCGTCAGATTGAGCTGGCCTGCGACTCCCAAGAAGACGTGGACAGCTGGAAAGCCTCTTTCCTCCGAGCGGGAGTTTACCCAGAGAAAGACCAA ACTGAGAACGAAGATGGCGTCCAAGAGAACACCTTCTCCATGGACCCTCAGCTGGAGCGCCAGGTGGAAACCATCCGCAACCTTGTCGACTCCTACGTCGGCATCATCAACAAGTCCATCCGGGACCTCATGCCAAAGACGATAATGCACCTCATGATAAACAAT ACCAAGGATTTCATCCACTCGGAGCTGTTGGCCTACCTATACTCGTCTGCTGACCAGAACAGCCTGATGGAGGAGTCGGCTGACCAGGCGCAGAGGAGGGATGACATGCTGCGAATGTACCATGCCCTGAAAGAGGCCTTGAACATCATCGGAGACATCAGCACCAGCACGGTATCCACGCCGGTCCCCCCGCCCGTGGACGACACGTGGCTGCAGACGAGCAGTGGGCACAG ccccccgcctCAGCGCAGACCTGTCTCCGCCGTCctgccgccgggccggccgcccgcTGTGAGGGGCCCCACTCCGGGGCCGCCCTTGATCCCCATCCCTGCGGGGGGACCTTCCTCCTTCGCCGCTCCCCCCATCCCCTCGCGCCCAGGACCTCAGAACATCTTCGCTGCTAACAACGACCCCTTCTCAGCCCCTCCTCAGATTCCGTCGCGGCCGGCACGCATCCCCCCCGGCATTCCTCCAGGCGTGCCCAG CAGAAGACCCCCCGCCGCGCCGAACCGGCCGACCATTATCCGACCGGCCGAACCCTCCCTGCTCGATTAA
- the DNM2 gene encoding dynamin-2 isoform X2 encodes MGNRGMEELIPLVNKLQDAFSSIGQSCHLDLPQIAVVGGQSAGKSSVLENFVGRDFLPRGSGIVTRRPLILQLIFSKTEYAEFLHCKSKKFTDFDEVRQEIEAETDRVTGTNKGISPVPINLRVYSPHVLNLTLIDLPGITKVPVGDQPQDIEYQIKDMIMQFISRESSLILAVTPANMDLANSDALKMAKEVDPQGLRTIGVITKLDLMDEGTDARDVLENKLLPLRRGYIGVVNRSQKDIDGKKDIRAALAAERKFFLSHPAYRHMADRMGTPHLQKVLNQQLTNHIRETLPSLRSKLQSQLLSLEKEVEEYKNFRPDDPTRKTKALLQMVQQFGVDFEKRIEGSGDQVDTLELSGGARINRIFHERFPFELVKMEFDEKDLRREISYAIKNIHGVRTGLFTPDMAFEAIVKKQIVKLKEPSLKCVDLVVSELATVIKKCAEKLGSYPRLREETERIVTTHIREREGKTKDQILLLIDIELSYINTNHEDFIGFANAQQRNTQTNKKRAIPNQGEILVIRRGWLTINNISIMKGGSKEYWFVLTAESLSWYKDEEEKEKKYMLPLDNLKIRDVEKGFMSNKHVFAIFNTEQRNVYKDLRQIELACDSQEDVDSWKASFLRAGVYPEKDQTENEDGVQENTFSMDPQLERQVETIRNLVDSYVGIINKSIRDLMPKTIMHLMINNTKDFIHSELLAYLYSSADQNSLMEESADQAQRRDDMLRMYHALKEALNIIGDISTSTVSTPVPPPVDDTWLQTSSGHSPPPQRRPVSAVLPPGRPPAVRGPTPGPPLIPIPAGGPSSFAAPPIPSRPGPQNIFAANNDPFSAPPQIPSRPARIPPGIPPGVPSRRPPAAPNRPTIIRPAEPSLLD; translated from the exons GGACTTCCTTCCCCGAGGCTCTGGAATTGTCACTCGGCGGCCTCTCATCCTTCAGCTCATCTTCTCCAAGACAG AATATGCTGAGTTTTTGCACTGCAAATCCAAAAAGTTCACGGATTTTGACGAGGTGCGGCAAGAGATCGAAGCAGAAACGGACAGAGTCACAGGCACAAACAAAGGCATCTCTCCTGTCCCCATCAACCTTCGTGTCTATTCGCCACACG TGTTGAACCTGACTCTGATTGACCTCCCGGGTATCACCAAAGTGCCAGTGGGGGACCAACCACAAGATATTGAGTACCAGATCAAAGACATGATCATGCAGTTCATCAGTAGGGAGAGCAGCTTGATCCTTGCTGTGACGCCAGCCAACATGGATCTGGCCAACTCAGATGCGCTCAAGATGGCAAAAGAAGTCGATCCTCAAG GCTTGCGGACGATTGGAGTGATCACCAAGTTAGATCTGATGGATGAAGGCACAGATGCCAGAGATGTGCTGGAGAACAAGCTGCTTCCTTTACGAAGAG GCTACATCGGTGTCGTTAACCGGAGCCAGAAGGACATTGATGGTAAGAAGGACATTAGGGCGGCGCTGGCAGCGGAGCGGAAGTTCTTCCTTTCTCACCCGGCTTACAGACACATGGCAGACCGGATGGGCACCCCACATTTGCAGAAGGTCCTTAACCAG CAACTGACCAACCACATTCGGGAGACACTGCCTTCACTGCGCAGCAAGCTTCAGAGTCAGCTGCTGTCCCTGGAGAAGGAAGTTGAGGAGTACAAGAATTTCCGCCCTGATGATCCCACGCGAAAAACCAAAGCTTTGTTACA AATGGTCCAGCAGTTTGGTGTAGACTTTGAGAAGCGGATTGAAGGTTCAGGAGACCAGGTGGACACACTGGAACTCTCCGGGGGTGCCCGAATCAATCGCATTTTCCATGAGAGGTTTCCTTTTGAGCTAGTCAAG ATGGAGTTTGACGAGAAGGATTTGAGACGAGAAATAAGCTATGCAATTAAAAACATCCATGGTGTGAG GACGGGGCTCTTCACGCCCGACATGGCCTTTGAAGCCATAGTGAAAAAACAGATTGTAAAGCTTAAAGAGCCCAGTTTGAAGTGTGTTGATCTGGTGGTCTCAGAGCTGGCCACAGTCATTAAAAAGTGTGCCGAAAAG cTTGGTTCCTACCCCAGGTTACGAGAGGAGACGGAGAGGATCGTTACCACTCACATCAGGGAACGGGAAGGCAAAACGAAGGACCAG ATTCTCCTGCTGATTGACATTGAGCTCTCCTACATCAACACTAACCACGAAGACTTTATTGGATTTGCCAA TGCACAGCAAAGGAACACCCAGACGAACAAGAAAAGAGCCATCCCGAATCAG GGTGAGATACTG GTGATCCGCAGGGGCTGGCTGACCATTAACAACATCAGCATCATGAAGGGAGGCTCCAAGGAGTACTGGTTTGTGCTGACGGCAGAGTCGTTGTCCTGGTACAAGGATGAGGAG gagaaggagaagaaatacatGTTGCCTTTGGATAATTTGAAAATCAGGGACGTGGAGAAGGGATTTATGTCTAATAAACATGTCTTTGCCATCTTCAACACAGAGCAGAG GAACGTGTACAAAGATCTCCGTCAGATTGAGCTGGCCTGCGACTCCCAAGAAGACGTGGACAGCTGGAAAGCCTCTTTCCTCCGAGCGGGAGTTTACCCAGAGAAAGACCAA ACTGAGAACGAAGATGGCGTCCAAGAGAACACCTTCTCCATGGACCCTCAGCTGGAGCGCCAGGTGGAAACCATCCGCAACCTTGTCGACTCCTACGTCGGCATCATCAACAAGTCCATCCGGGACCTCATGCCAAAGACGATAATGCACCTCATGATAAACAAT ACCAAGGATTTCATCCACTCGGAGCTGTTGGCCTACCTATACTCGTCTGCTGACCAGAACAGCCTGATGGAGGAGTCGGCTGACCAGGCGCAGAGGAGGGATGACATGCTGCGAATGTACCATGCCCTGAAAGAGGCCTTGAACATCATCGGAGACATCAGCACCAGCACGGTATCCACGCCGGTCCCCCCGCCCGTGGACGACACGTGGCTGCAGACGAGCAGTGGGCACAG ccccccgcctCAGCGCAGACCTGTCTCCGCCGTCctgccgccgggccggccgcccgcTGTGAGGGGCCCCACTCCGGGGCCGCCCTTGATCCCCATCCCTGCGGGGGGACCTTCCTCCTTCGCCGCTCCCCCCATCCCCTCGCGCCCAGGACCTCAGAACATCTTCGCTGCTAACAACGACCCCTTCTCAGCCCCTCCTCAGATTCCGTCGCGGCCGGCACGCATCCCCCCCGGCATTCCTCCAGGCGTGCCCAG CAGAAGACCCCCCGCCGCGCCGAACCGGCCGACCATTATCCGACCGGCCGAACCCTCCCTGCTCGATTAA